The proteins below come from a single Chryseobacterium bernardetii genomic window:
- a CDS encoding FkbM family methyltransferase encodes MLINRLGTIISKLIFCFKINSSFSQTFLFIKNSKKYSSKFKKNIFLGKENNDIVTYNFILSQKNVPVHIRTYSGDFDIFYEVFWKKTYNIPAGLFLSDPQIIMDLGANVGLTSVFFALQYPKAKIYALEAEAENYESLKKNVSFSNNIISEHAAIDTKDGVVFLSSPDLSYNFKISDQIEENSNSVKAYSMQTYMNGLGIDHIDLLKIDIEGLEQLLLKNNNTWLKNVDNIIIELHDPYTIDQLRNDLLPFKFKVFAPDSFKGQKMIYATKNNI; translated from the coding sequence ATGCTTATCAATAGACTAGGTACAATCATTTCTAAACTTATCTTTTGTTTTAAGATTAACTCTTCTTTTTCTCAAACTTTTCTTTTCATAAAAAACTCTAAAAAATACTCATCAAAATTTAAAAAAAATATTTTTTTAGGAAAAGAAAACAATGATATTGTAACGTATAATTTTATTTTATCACAAAAAAACGTTCCTGTTCACATAAGGACTTATTCAGGTGATTTTGATATATTTTATGAAGTCTTTTGGAAAAAAACATACAATATACCAGCAGGTCTTTTTTTATCTGATCCTCAAATTATAATGGACTTAGGGGCCAATGTAGGCTTAACATCTGTATTCTTTGCATTACAATATCCAAAAGCAAAAATATATGCTTTAGAAGCAGAAGCAGAAAATTATGAAAGTCTTAAAAAAAATGTTTCATTTTCCAATAATATCATTTCTGAACACGCTGCTATTGACACTAAAGATGGAGTTGTATTTCTTTCCTCCCCTGATTTATCATATAACTTTAAAATTTCAGATCAAATAGAAGAAAACAGCAATTCGGTAAAAGCATACAGTATGCAGACTTACATGAATGGACTTGGAATAGATCATATTGATCTGTTAAAAATAGATATTGAAGGTTTGGAACAACTTCTTTTAAAGAATAATAATACATGGCTTAAAAATGTGGATAATATTATTATAGAACTACATGATCCCTATACTATAGATCAGCTAAGAAACGATTTACTACCTTTTAAATTTAAAGTCTTTGCTCCTGATTCTTTTAAAGGACAAAAAATGATTTATGCAACAAAAAATAATATTTAA
- a CDS encoding DUF6660 family protein yields the protein MNLLRWILAIYFMALSLMPCEDVSHPLNSGNKRISLSISENHSADKGDICSPLCACSCCQMTVSAFKMDALLETPEQIPAYFSKKILFHKNDFAYQVYDPIWQPPKI from the coding sequence ATGAACCTGTTAAGATGGATATTGGCAATTTATTTCATGGCGTTATCATTGATGCCCTGTGAAGATGTGTCTCATCCATTAAATTCAGGAAACAAAAGAATTTCTTTAAGTATTTCTGAGAATCATTCTGCTGATAAAGGAGATATTTGCTCACCATTGTGCGCTTGCAGCTGTTGTCAGATGACGGTTTCGGCCTTTAAAATGGATGCTTTATTAGAAACCCCAGAGCAGATTCCTGCTTATTTTTCAAAGAAAATCCTATTTCATAAAAACGACTTTGCCTATCAGGTATACGATCCTATATGGCAACCTCCTAAGATTTAA